The Treponema phagedenis DNA segment ATTTTCGGTTAATTTCATTTTTTTCTCAATGCTCATGTTTTATTTCTCCTCTTAAAACGGGTCTATAACTTTCAAAATTAAAATTGACAACTATACCCAACTCCTTAATTCTGTCCCGCATTGCCTCTCCTCCGTGCAAGTCTATAATTTGACATAGACGTTCAAGGTCAATGTTTCCAACAAGCACAACCGGCAGCATTTCGTTGTAACGGCGGCGCAAGATTGTATTAAGCCAAGTTATGCGCCCTTCGGTGTTTTTCACCTTGTCAATTTCGTCAATCACCAACATGGGCGCATTAGCGTATTTATCAAGCGTTTTGTTTAAGCCTGCGCCGTATCCCGCTTGTGCGTCCAGTAAGTCGGTTGAGACGTCGTCAAAATCTCGGAAGATGCCGCCCGTTAGTTTTAGCACAGCATGCGCGAGATGAGTTTTACCGGTGCCGTTTTTGCCGAGCAGCAAAAGCCATTTGTTATTCGGATTTTTCGCAAACGACAAAACGCTATCCCGTGCGGTTTTGTTTTTTTCGTCAACGACAAAATTTTTAAAGCCGGCATTGCGGTACCGCTTGGGCAGCCCGTCTATTTTTTTTAAGCGTGCTTCAAACTGCTCAAGCTCTTTTTGCGTTTCGATTTCCGCCCGCTTCCGCTCTTGTTCACAAAGAGGGCAAGGGGATGCTTCGTTTGTTCTTGTGTCAATGAGGCATTTGTATTCACCGTGTGTTTTACATAAAGCTTTTGATTGCCGCAAATAGTCCGGCAAAAAAGATTGCGTAATATTTACCTGTTGCCATTTCCCTTGTTTTAAAACTCTCATAGTCTTTTACCCCCTAAAACATAACGCCCTCTAGTTCATCGCCGACGTCAGCACTCACCACCTGTGGCGGCGGTTGTGGCTTACCGAAAAACTCATCAATGCTGCTTTGCGAAAAATCCTGTTTTGAATAATCCTTCTCCGCCTGCGGGGAGCGGTTATTTTTTTCAAACTGCGTGAGAGTAAATCGCTCTGGCAAAAACTTAAGGATTATGTTTTTCCCGCAAAAACCGTCAAACCCGCCGGTAAAGTTCCACCAGGTTGCTTGTTGTTTTTTTAACGCCAAAACCTTTGCGTAGTTTTTGCATGCCGCAAGAATGTCAGGGGTAACAGGAATTGCCTGCTCCCGTAATTTATCAAGTCCAAGCTGAAAGTCTCGCTGCAAGAAGAGCAAAAAGGTATTTGGTTTGTTTATTCCCGCCTCAACAAAAACCCCGTATATGTCTTTTGCAAGCTGGGTTAAATTTTCGTTTTCTGAAAAGTCAGAGAAAACCTCCTCATCCTCCTGTTTGTCAGAACATGTATATATATCTTGTCCTGCTGTATCTTCAGGAGGAGGATGATTCACATTATCATTAACATTAACATTATCATTAACATTAACATTAACATTAACATTATCATTATCATTAGGGCGAATTGTTTTATTTGTTTTTATTGAATTCAATTGTTTTATTTGTTTTTCTTGTTTTGAATTGTTTTCTTTGTTTTCAATTAAATCCATTTGTTTTTTCTGCTCTGAATTGCTTTCTATATTTTCAGGCAGTTTTTTTGTTTCATTATATTTTATTTGTTTTTCTTGTTCTGTATCGCTATCGCTAGTTTTATTATTAGCTTTTTTGGCATTAGCATTTCCTACAGGAGCTCCTCGTTTGTTTGTTGCGTTATCGATGATATCCTTCATTGGAATCCAAATAAGTAAATCAATCCCTTCAAAATCCGGATCTATACCGTAAATTCCGTAATTAGTAACTGCTTCATAAAAGCGTAATTTCATGTTGA contains these protein-coding regions:
- a CDS encoding ATP-binding protein, yielding MRVLKQGKWQQVNITQSFLPDYLRQSKALCKTHGEYKCLIDTRTNEASPCPLCEQERKRAEIETQKELEQFEARLKKIDGLPKRYRNAGFKNFVVDEKNKTARDSVLSFAKNPNNKWLLLLGKNGTGKTHLAHAVLKLTGGIFRDFDDVSTDLLDAQAGYGAGLNKTLDKYANAPMLVIDEIDKVKNTEGRITWLNTILRRRYNEMLPVVLVGNIDLERLCQIIDLHGGEAMRDRIKELGIVVNFNFESYRPVLRGEIKHEH